In Pseudofrankia saprophytica, one genomic interval encodes:
- a CDS encoding DUF4349 domain-containing protein has translation MAADEGLGTRVEPGSDVGAGGAGGATATLTREAPAQGPAETSAPRAARAATPGGVSAPQAPRAGDGALRAGWLAARATHAARRQDDAGGTRIPLGGGRQLRVSRRGALVGAVVLVIVVLIVVALGTAGDGGRTSSYSLPAPAAVKPDTAAGSGFAGSDSAAGVGSAAGAGSAERAAPAASAPSLTGPVEPGPVPAGGSGAARPAGAQPRIVWTGSMSVEVPAGAVEPTIRKISAAAEGFGGYLADSQVSGTAATGDDDRQGATITIRVPAASFTKLQNAVGDAGTVLTSTMSSKDVTADYVDLEARLGALGTSRATYLTLLGKATTVGEILQVQQQIDGVQIQIEQLEGQRKVLADQSDLATLTIDLAETGAPRDEPKDENGFVHALRTAWHDFVSGLEKIISAFGVIALIVLVVAVLYLLYRLPRALRRRGDAPRARSTGGGTSGPGSADGTDGSSGTGGTAGSGGGSPTAAAPAAPADTAAGSSG, from the coding sequence ATGGCGGCGGACGAGGGGCTGGGCACCCGGGTGGAGCCGGGGTCCGATGTGGGGGCGGGCGGCGCGGGGGGAGCCACGGCGACGCTGACGAGGGAGGCACCCGCGCAGGGCCCCGCCGAGACCTCGGCTCCCCGTGCGGCCCGGGCAGCCACGCCGGGCGGTGTGTCGGCTCCACAGGCCCCACGGGCCGGTGACGGGGCGCTGCGGGCGGGCTGGCTCGCGGCGCGCGCCACGCACGCCGCCAGGCGTCAGGACGACGCCGGGGGAACGCGGATACCGCTCGGCGGAGGGCGCCAGCTGCGGGTGAGCCGGCGCGGCGCCCTCGTCGGCGCGGTGGTTCTGGTCATCGTCGTCCTGATCGTTGTCGCGTTGGGCACCGCGGGCGACGGCGGCCGCACGTCGAGCTACAGCCTGCCGGCTCCGGCCGCCGTCAAGCCCGACACCGCCGCCGGAAGCGGGTTCGCCGGCAGTGACAGCGCCGCCGGCGTCGGCAGCGCCGCCGGCGCGGGTAGCGCGGAGCGTGCCGCGCCCGCCGCCTCAGCACCATCCCTCACGGGGCCTGTGGAGCCGGGCCCCGTACCCGCGGGCGGCTCCGGCGCCGCCCGCCCGGCAGGGGCTCAGCCACGGATCGTGTGGACCGGGTCGATGAGCGTCGAGGTCCCCGCCGGCGCCGTCGAGCCGACGATCCGCAAGATCAGCGCCGCGGCCGAAGGGTTCGGCGGCTACCTCGCGGACAGCCAGGTCAGCGGCACCGCCGCGACGGGCGACGACGACCGGCAGGGCGCGACCATCACCATCAGGGTGCCGGCCGCCTCGTTCACCAAGCTGCAGAACGCCGTCGGTGACGCGGGCACCGTCCTCACCTCGACCATGAGCTCCAAGGACGTCACCGCCGACTATGTCGACCTCGAGGCCCGTCTGGGCGCGCTCGGGACGTCGCGGGCCACCTACCTGACGCTGCTCGGCAAGGCGACGACCGTCGGCGAGATCCTCCAGGTGCAGCAGCAGATCGACGGGGTGCAGATCCAGATCGAGCAGCTCGAGGGCCAGCGCAAGGTGCTGGCGGACCAGAGCGACCTGGCCACTCTGACGATCGACCTCGCGGAGACGGGCGCCCCGAGGGACGAGCCGAAGGACGAGAACGGCTTCGTCCATGCGCTGCGCACGGCCTGGCACGACTTCGTCTCCGGTCTGGAGAAGATCATCTCGGCCTTCGGCGTGATCGCGTTGATCGTTCTCGTCGTGGCCGTCCTCTACCTCCTCTACCGCCTGCCCCGCGCCCTGCGCCGCCGCGGCGACGCCCCCCGTGCCCGCTCCACGGGCGGAGGTACCAGCGGTCCGGGGAGCGCCGACGGAACGGACGGATCGAGCGGAACCGGCGGAACTGCTGGATCGGGCGGTGGCTCCCCGACTGCCGCCGCCCCCGCCGCCCCCGCCGACACGGCGGCCGGCTCCAGCGGCTGA
- a CDS encoding DUF885 domain-containing protein, translating into MTRPGAAAEFTVVADGVLEDLLTRRPTWASALGDHRFDDRLDDLGPEAQRGYLAAVREHRAALGRVDIAALEPEAAVDAAMLGELLTAAEFDAAELRAHEWNPLVHLPGHALHGLLARPFAPAGDRLRLLAGRLAALPDALATARRVLGPMPRVHLETAVDRAAGLAGLIRDDVAAALAEEPSLRQVVEPPRAAALRAVGEFGDLLRAKLPDQAGAADQAGAPAEDDAALDEVTSLGERGPRLGQALWERTLAHSLSSDLTSAQVVAAAREHLDRVTEEITEAAARYLGERPGADVVRRALDLVAADAPDDATVVADIRAALADITTFLADVDLVSPVDDPLDIVVMPEFARGVSVAYLDTPGPLETAPLPAFYAIAPTPERWSDERKRSFYREYNRAALRNLTVHEAIPGHHLQIAVDRRFQGPTRVRAAAQSGSFIEGWAVYAEQVMAEAGFGGPAVRLMQLKMQLRMTINALLDHGVHCAGLTRAEAMALMMNRGLQEEGEAYGKWRRALLTSGQLSTYFVGWKEITELRQALRPAPSALRAFHDELLAHGSPPPRHLRALLTST; encoded by the coding sequence ATGACGCGTCCGGGGGCGGCGGCGGAGTTCACGGTGGTCGCCGACGGAGTGCTGGAAGATCTGCTGACGCGGCGGCCGACGTGGGCGAGCGCGCTGGGCGACCACCGGTTCGACGACCGGCTCGACGACCTCGGACCCGAGGCGCAGCGCGGGTACCTCGCCGCGGTGCGGGAGCACCGGGCGGCGCTGGGGCGGGTCGACATCGCCGCGCTCGAGCCCGAGGCAGCGGTGGACGCCGCCATGCTGGGGGAGTTGCTCACCGCGGCGGAGTTCGACGCCGCCGAGCTGCGCGCCCACGAATGGAACCCGCTCGTCCACCTGCCGGGCCATGCGCTGCACGGCCTGCTGGCGCGGCCGTTCGCGCCGGCCGGAGACCGGCTGCGCCTGCTCGCCGGCCGCCTTGCCGCGCTGCCCGACGCGCTGGCCACCGCCCGCCGCGTCCTCGGCCCGATGCCGCGGGTCCACCTCGAGACGGCCGTGGACCGGGCCGCGGGGCTCGCGGGCCTCATCCGCGACGACGTCGCGGCCGCGCTCGCCGAGGAGCCTTCGCTGCGGCAGGTGGTCGAGCCGCCGCGGGCAGCGGCGCTGCGGGCCGTCGGCGAGTTCGGTGACTTGCTGCGCGCGAAGCTGCCCGACCAGGCCGGGGCCGCCGACCAGGCCGGGGCGCCCGCCGAGGACGACGCCGCCCTCGACGAGGTGACCAGCCTGGGGGAGCGCGGTCCTCGGCTCGGCCAGGCGCTGTGGGAGCGGACGCTGGCGCACAGCCTGTCGAGTGATCTGACGTCCGCGCAGGTGGTCGCCGCGGCGCGCGAGCATCTCGACCGGGTGACCGAGGAGATTACCGAGGCCGCCGCCAGATACCTCGGGGAGCGGCCGGGCGCGGACGTGGTCCGGCGGGCGTTGGACCTGGTCGCCGCCGACGCGCCCGACGACGCGACGGTCGTCGCGGACATCCGCGCCGCGCTCGCCGACATCACCACCTTTCTCGCCGACGTCGACCTGGTCAGCCCTGTCGACGACCCGCTCGACATCGTCGTCATGCCGGAGTTCGCCCGCGGCGTCTCGGTGGCCTACCTCGACACGCCCGGTCCGCTGGAAACGGCGCCGCTGCCGGCGTTCTATGCGATCGCGCCGACGCCCGAGCGCTGGTCGGACGAGCGGAAGCGTTCGTTCTACCGGGAGTACAACCGCGCCGCCCTGCGTAACCTCACCGTCCACGAGGCCATCCCAGGCCATCACCTGCAGATCGCCGTCGACCGCCGTTTCCAGGGACCGACCAGGGTGCGCGCCGCCGCGCAGTCAGGATCCTTCATCGAAGGCTGGGCGGTATACGCGGAACAGGTCATGGCCGAGGCGGGCTTCGGTGGTCCGGCGGTGCGGCTGATGCAGCTCAAGATGCAGCTGCGGATGACCATCAACGCCCTGCTCGACCACGGTGTGCACTGCGCGGGCCTGACCAGGGCCGAGGCGATGGCGCTGATGATGAACCGCGGCCTGCAGGAGGAGGGCGAGGCATACGGCAAGTGGCGCCGCGCCCTGCTGACCTCGGGGCAGCTGTCCACCTACTTCGTTGGCTGGAAGGAGATCACCGAGCTCCGCCAGGCCCTTCGCCCCGCCCCCTCGGCCCTGCGCGCCTTCCATGACGAGCTCCTCGCCCACGGCTCGCCCCCGCCCCGGCACCTTCGCGCCCTGCTGACGTCCACCTGA